From the genome of Proteus vulgaris, one region includes:
- a CDS encoding DNA/RNA non-specific endonuclease — protein MNSNLNRSEWKKMENIWARSLKDNKEISVKIEPVYIRNSDRPSSINVTYKIGNEPPIERTFINDSKGEK, from the coding sequence ATGAATTCTAATTTAAATCGTAGTGAATGGAAAAAAATGGAGAATATATGGGCAAGATCGTTAAAAGATAATAAAGAGATAAGCGTTAAGATAGAGCCTGTATATATAAGGAATAGTGATAGGCCAAGTAGTATTAACGTTACATACAAAATAGGAAATGAGCCCCCTATAGAAAGGACGTTTATTAATGACTCTAAAGGTGAAAAATGA
- a CDS encoding VENN motif pre-toxin domain-containing protein, which produces MTLLSFSFLPIIVSWEWTVESDIQRTIAHGLLNTGLALAKGENAVVQASGAMTGETVGILSHSLYGKTPEELTETEKQNISAWATLTSGIVGGLISDNSTSVANAAQAGKVVVENNAIGAAKPIIKGLEKGYEWCMKNATCRNGLMQLGVNFGLTSAQIQEAMDAGAAARNGDIKAMRNLSPEQVAYIDEQIIHNKGIARLIFGSEPWGGRLGIPLHTGGNQMPDQDRIDTGGNQIPDQGQTDTGGDQISVQIWTDTGGHQIP; this is translated from the coding sequence GTGACTTTACTCTCCTTCAGCTTCTTACCAATAATAGTCAGTTGGGAGTGGACAGTTGAAAGTGATATTCAGCGCACGATAGCTCACGGTTTACTGAATACCGGCCTTGCGTTGGCAAAAGGTGAGAATGCAGTAGTGCAAGCTTCTGGCGCAATGACAGGGGAAACAGTGGGGATTTTATCGCACTCACTTTATGGCAAAACCCCCGAAGAACTCACCGAAACTGAAAAGCAGAATATAAGTGCATGGGCAACGTTAACTTCAGGGATTGTTGGCGGTTTAATCAGCGATAATAGCACCAGCGTTGCCAATGCTGCCCAAGCTGGGAAAGTGGTGGTTGAGAATAATGCGATAGGTGCTGCTAAGCCAATCATTAAAGGCCTAGAAAAGGGTTACGAATGGTGCATGAAAAATGCGACCTGTCGAAATGGTCTTATGCAATTAGGGGTAAATTTTGGTTTAACATCAGCGCAAATTCAAGAAGCCATGGATGCTGGAGCTGCTGCCAGAAATGGTGATATAAAAGCGATGAGGAACCTTTCACCGGAACAGGTTGCTTATATTGATGAACAAATAATTCATAACAAAGGGATCGCAAGGTTAATATTTGGCTCTGAACCTTGGGGTGGCAGGCTTGGTATACCATTACATACTGGTGGTAATCAAATGCCAGATCAAGATAGGATTGATACGGGTGGCAATCAGATACCAGATCAAGGGCAGACTGATACTGGAGGAGATCAAATATCAGTCCAAATTTGGACAGATACTGGTGGTCACCAGATACCCTAA
- a CDS encoding CdiA family toxin C-terminal domain-containing protein, with amino-acid sequence MTETPLPEKPTLDDVVYLADKGKDVSEVGSIDYPDGINFDIEKLPGHVSKVDGFSQRRGISGGHNSDSFYKAVSDNSVKILSETLTDVKGITHITYQIPTKDRTGKLDGAIKMKSLKNSL; translated from the coding sequence TTGACAGAAACACCACTACCTGAAAAACCAACGTTAGATGATGTTGTTTATCTGGCAGATAAAGGAAAAGATGTCTCAGAAGTAGGTAGTATAGATTATCCTGATGGTATAAATTTTGATATAGAAAAATTGCCCGGTCATGTGTCTAAAGTAGATGGTTTTAGTCAAAGAAGAGGAATTTCTGGAGGTCATAATTCTGACTCATTTTATAAAGCTGTATCTGATAATAGCGTAAAGATTTTGTCTGAAACACTTACTGATGTAAAAGGAATTACTCATATTACTTATCAAATACCAACCAAAGATAGAACGGGAAAACTAGATGGGGCTATAAAAATGAAATCTTTGAAAAACAGTTTATGA
- the cdiI gene encoding ribonuclease toxin immunity protein CdiI: MKKELFEQSDINAGLNPIVISYFDRMYKDGKFMELIELLSKKWTLNTDGAYCHFPDMDSFDVEDHFKGVEIAIGYPPMEEDIVIVDENTFYHYVRLAGERYLKLHPENKEIIDSLLLKMPV, encoded by the coding sequence ATGAAAAAAGAATTATTTGAGCAGTCTGATATTAATGCAGGTTTAAATCCAATCGTTATATCATATTTTGACAGAATGTATAAAGATGGGAAGTTTATGGAACTAATAGAGCTCTTATCAAAAAAATGGACACTAAATACAGACGGAGCTTATTGTCACTTTCCTGATATGGATAGTTTTGATGTCGAAGATCATTTTAAAGGCGTTGAAATTGCAATAGGTTATCCCCCAATGGAGGAAGATATTGTTATAGTTGATGAAAATACTTTCTATCATTATGTCCGTTTGGCTGGTGAAAGATATTTAAAGTTGCATCCAGAAAACAAAGAGATTATAGATAGCTTATTGTTAAAAATGCCAGTCTAG
- a CDS encoding VENN motif pre-toxin domain-containing protein, translating to MGNNIVTAIANGSAPYLANEVKNQIQGNSVESDIQRTITHGLLNASLALAKGENAVVQASGAMTGETVGILSHSFYGKTPEELTETEKQNISAWATLTSGIVGGLISDNSTGVANAAQAGKVVVENNYLNNSDHRQKTLLELKERQGNITEVEQLKLAELRIKDINTTQAVLDACAGGTSPECTAARKDAFKAIDTYVNLTYQNLKTAQAGYQEIERLLNSTSSEAQQAFNLLESYTEAFKNFGYPDNEARVRAGMYVGSIYAFGGVSAVVNSGILVKQFGKDIAKPRVKLELIPPKGSNNSAELGAGSKWAVDKNGVYSPKEIESITKVEKGETKYNADLLPYKDIVGKVDPNTNYIDILSPEAKLHILYGESPTQGGHLFPGNSGKTTFPSNWPAEKIIHEIGDITTSPTTQWYAQTGTGGTFTSKGKPAKWVAYEERDGVRIRVVYLPSTGKVVTAFPDPNPVPKAYKPIK from the coding sequence ATGGGCAACAATATTGTTACCGCGATTGCTAATGGTTCCGCCCCTTATCTTGCCAATGAAGTGAAAAACCAAATCCAAGGTAACAGTGTTGAAAGTGATATTCAGCGCACCATTACCCACGGCTTACTGAATGCCAGCCTTGCGTTGGCAAAAGGTGAGAATGCAGTAGTGCAAGCCTCTGGCGCAATGACAGGGGAAACGGTGGGTATTTTATCGCACTCATTTTATGGCAAAACCCCCGAAGAACTCACCGAAACTGAAAAGCAGAATATAAGTGCATGGGCAACGTTAACTTCCGGTATTGTCGGCGGTTTAATCAGCGATAATAGCACAGGCGTTGCCAATGCCGCCCAAGCAGGGAAAGTGGTGGTTGAGAATAATTATTTAAATAACTCAGACCATCGCCAAAAAACATTGTTGGAGCTTAAAGAGCGTCAAGGAAATATAACTGAAGTTGAACAACTGAAACTGGCTGAGTTACGGATTAAAGATATAAATACAACACAAGCTGTGCTTGATGCTTGTGCAGGCGGTACCTCACCAGAATGTACCGCAGCCAGAAAAGATGCATTTAAGGCGATAGACACCTATGTAAACCTAACGTATCAAAACCTAAAAACAGCGCAAGCAGGTTATCAAGAAATCGAGCGTTTGTTGAACTCGACATCATCGGAAGCACAGCAAGCGTTTAATCTGTTAGAGTCTTATACGGAAGCGTTTAAAAACTTTGGTTATCCCGATAACGAAGCGCGTGTTCGAGCCGGGATGTATGTTGGTTCTATTTATGCCTTTGGTGGAGTATCAGCGGTTGTAAATTCAGGTATATTGGTTAAGCAATTTGGGAAAGATATTGCAAAACCTAGAGTTAAGTTAGAGCTGATACCACCAAAAGGCTCAAATAATAGTGCTGAATTAGGCGCTGGTAGTAAATGGGCTGTAGATAAAAACGGGGTATATAGTCCCAAAGAAATTGAAAGTATTACAAAGGTAGAGAAAGGTGAGACTAAATATAATGCGGATTTGTTACCTTATAAAGATATTGTTGGAAAAGTTGATCCTAATACAAATTATATTGATATTCTCTCTCCAGAAGCGAAGCTGCATATACTATATGGAGAAAGCCCAACTCAAGGTGGCCACTTGTTCCCTGGTAATTCAGGGAAAACAACTTTTCCATCTAATTGGCCAGCAGAAAAAATAATACATGAAATTGGTGATATAACCACATCACCAACAACTCAATGGTACGCGCAAACTGGAACTGGAGGAACCTTTACTAGTAAGGGTAAACCAGCTAAATGGGTCGCTTACGAAGAACGAGATGGAGTTAGAATCAGGGTTGTTTACTTGCCTTCAACAGGTAAAGTAGTAACTGCATTTCCTGATCCAAATCCAGTACCTAAAGCATATAAACCAATTAAGTGA
- a CDS encoding MafI family immunity protein, whose translation MTKLDIQIKNFGTLFFDRLDTELLQDAINYVGYDEIGLAFETICDHISEYDIPITSEEYHIAVDIANELKMNSNDISLQHMKELIIKK comes from the coding sequence ATGACTAAATTAGATATCCAAATTAAAAACTTTGGAACACTCTTTTTTGATCGCTTAGATACTGAGTTATTACAAGATGCAATTAATTACGTAGGATATGATGAAATAGGCCTAGCATTTGAAACTATTTGTGATCACATCAGTGAATATGATATTCCTATAACATCAGAGGAGTATCATATAGCAGTTGATATTGCTAATGAGCTAAAAATGAATAGTAATGATATCAGCTTACAACATATGAAAGAGTTAATAATAAAAAAATAA
- a CDS encoding polymorphic toxin type 50 domain-containing protein: MYDGQPTNYGIIHYRKNGVHIVPANLVQK; the protein is encoded by the coding sequence ATATATGATGGACAACCGACAAATTATGGAATAATCCACTATAGAAAAAATGGTGTACATATTGTACCTGCAAATCTAGTACAAAAATAA
- a CDS encoding VENN motif pre-toxin domain-containing protein, producing MKNQIQGNSVESDIQRTITHGLLNASLALAKGENAVVQASGAMTGETVGILSHSLYGKTPEELTETEKQNISAWATLTSGIVGGLISDNSTGVANAAQAGKVVVENNWLSTNQLENFAHKARTCVGEECQQVIRDMVDANIRQQEEIKQICSTSPEQCKQQYGYLVEQWNAFDTAIKHLAADKSLPDDFRDYLPAVYMLSMDATGITVAHQWAKRFEAMGLEPETAGLIAMALPGMINGGSGKGNRGTTDKRINNTKLESEKMH from the coding sequence GTGAAAAACCAAATTCAAGGTAACAGTGTTGAAAGTGATATTCAGCGCACCATTACCCACGGCTTACTGAATGCCAGCCTTGCGTTGGCAAAAGGTGAGAATGCAGTAGTGCAAGCCTCTGGCGCAATGACAGGGGAAACAGTGGGTATTTTATCGCACTCACTTTATGGCAAAACCCCCGAAGAACTCACTGAAACTGAAAAGCAGAATATAAGTGCATGGGCAACGTTAACTTCCGGTATTGTCGGCGGTTTAATTAGCGATAATAGCACAGGCGTTGCCAATGCCGCCCAAGCCGGGAAAGTGGTGGTTGAGAATAATTGGTTGAGCACCAATCAACTAGAAAATTTTGCACATAAAGCAAGAACTTGTGTCGGTGAAGAATGTCAGCAAGTTATTCGTGATATGGTTGATGCCAATATTCGGCAACAGGAAGAAATAAAGCAAATCTGTTCAACCTCACCAGAGCAGTGTAAACAGCAGTATGGATATTTAGTTGAACAATGGAATGCTTTCGATACAGCAATAAAACATCTTGCCGCAGATAAATCGTTGCCTGATGATTTTCGTGATTATCTGCCTGCAGTGTATATGTTGAGTATGGATGCGACAGGGATCACAGTCGCACATCAGTGGGCTAAACGATTTGAGGCAATGGGGCTTGAACCAGAAACAGCTGGTTTGATAGCGATGGCACTTCCCGGAATGATTAATGGTGGAAGTGGTAAAGGTAATCGTGGAACAACAGATAAACGAATCAATAACACCAAGTTAGAATCAGAAAAAATGCATTAA